The Amycolatopsis sp. 195334CR genome includes a window with the following:
- a CDS encoding endonuclease I family protein, with protein sequence MRRTAGTALAGALAAAGLLAAPAAQSAEPPDGYYADAEGKSGAELKAALHTIISSGVTTLNYDDVWDALKTTDEDPANAANVLLLYSGESRSKDANGGDSGDWNREHTWAKSHGDFGTSPGPGTDIHHLRPTDVTVNSIRGNKDFDNGGEPVDGAPGNLTDDDSFEARDEVKGDVARMIMYMGVRWDGGDGFADLEPNDQVDNGSAPAIGKISVLLQWHEADPVDDVEKNRNDAIFGIQKNRNPFIDHPEWAASVYG encoded by the coding sequence CTGCGGCGCACGGCCGGCACCGCCCTGGCCGGCGCGCTGGCCGCGGCCGGCCTGCTCGCGGCACCCGCCGCGCAGTCGGCCGAACCACCGGACGGCTACTACGCCGACGCCGAGGGCAAGTCCGGCGCCGAACTCAAGGCAGCACTGCACACCATCATCAGCTCGGGCGTCACCACGCTGAACTACGACGACGTGTGGGACGCGCTCAAGACCACCGACGAGGACCCGGCCAACGCCGCCAACGTGCTGCTGCTCTACAGCGGCGAATCCCGCAGCAAGGACGCCAACGGCGGCGACTCCGGCGACTGGAACCGCGAGCACACCTGGGCCAAGTCCCACGGCGACTTCGGCACCTCGCCCGGCCCCGGCACCGACATCCACCACCTGCGCCCGACCGACGTCACGGTGAACAGCATTCGCGGCAACAAGGACTTCGACAACGGCGGCGAGCCGGTCGACGGCGCGCCGGGCAACCTCACCGACGACGACTCGTTCGAAGCGCGGGACGAGGTCAAGGGCGACGTCGCCCGGATGATCATGTACATGGGCGTGCGCTGGGACGGCGGTGACGGCTTCGCCGACCTGGAGCCCAACGACCAGGTCGACAACGGCTCGGCGCCGGCCATCGGCAAGATCTCGGTGCTGCTGCAGTGGCACGAGGCGGACCCGGTGGACGACGTGGAGAAGAACCGCAACGACGCGATCTTCGGCATCCAGAAGAACCGCAACCCGTTCATCGACCACCCGGAGTGGGCGGCCTCGGTATACGGATGA
- a CDS encoding beta-N-acetylglucosaminidase domain-containing protein — translation MRRSVRTTAVAAVLGVSLGLTPGAAAVAEPPGTRLPVVTPTPQSIAGNGHQLRVPFRVGLVLAEGADQATEDLVRRTLEHAGAREVVDGEAELTVVAGLISDPGVAGALTEAGGAKPAELRPEGYSLAARAHGRGGLIALAGNDGDGVYYAAQTLRQLAAPGRIAAAKVVDHPLMALRGSIEGFYGAPWSHEDRLDQLAFYGDIKANTYIYTPKDDLYLREKWREPYPAAELAKIKELIGAAAAHHVQFTYAVSPGPSICYSDPADVKALHDKLASIHDQGAESFYIALDDISYTKWNCAGDEQKYGAPGQAAAGRAQADLLNGVQRDFLDTVGAQPLQMVPTEYSDVADSPYKKVLRESLDERIVVQWTGTDVVPPSISVADAEKAAQVWGRKVFLWDNYPVNDYGQTTGRLLMAPYDKREAGLHAALGGIVLNPMNQAAPSKVALFGGASFAWNDQDYDAGRTWRAAAEYLAAGDARTAEALLAFFDTQHLAPTFGEVVWQPQAPVLKAKVDAVRAEPSGAALRDLSAYADLLAAAPERIRGGVPDPAFSAQAKPWLDALTLWGRALQSTVDGLELAPEDRPAADAAFAESAELAAEAAKIQTIPGTTRPQGPIRVADGVLDTFLADAPGLIP, via the coding sequence GTGCGCCGATCCGTCCGAACCACCGCGGTGGCCGCTGTCCTCGGTGTCTCGCTGGGGCTGACCCCGGGAGCGGCGGCCGTCGCGGAACCGCCGGGAACCCGGCTGCCGGTGGTCACCCCGACCCCGCAGTCGATCGCGGGCAACGGCCACCAGCTGCGGGTGCCCTTCCGCGTCGGCCTCGTGCTCGCCGAAGGGGCGGACCAGGCCACCGAGGACCTCGTCCGCCGCACGCTGGAGCACGCCGGTGCCCGTGAAGTGGTGGACGGCGAGGCCGAGCTGACCGTGGTCGCGGGCCTGATCTCCGATCCCGGCGTGGCCGGCGCGCTGACCGAAGCCGGGGGCGCGAAACCGGCCGAGCTGCGGCCGGAGGGCTATTCACTCGCCGCGCGGGCACACGGCCGCGGCGGCCTGATCGCGCTGGCGGGCAACGACGGTGACGGCGTGTACTACGCCGCGCAGACCCTGCGCCAGCTCGCCGCACCGGGCAGGATCGCCGCGGCGAAGGTGGTCGACCACCCGCTGATGGCGTTGCGCGGCAGCATCGAGGGCTTCTACGGCGCGCCGTGGTCGCACGAGGACCGGCTCGACCAGCTCGCCTTCTACGGCGACATCAAGGCCAACACCTACATCTACACCCCGAAGGACGACCTCTACCTGCGGGAGAAGTGGCGCGAGCCGTACCCGGCCGCCGAGCTGGCGAAGATCAAGGAGCTGATCGGCGCCGCCGCGGCCCACCACGTCCAGTTCACCTACGCGGTCTCGCCCGGCCCGTCGATCTGCTACAGCGACCCGGCCGACGTCAAGGCGCTGCACGACAAGCTGGCCTCCATCCACGACCAGGGCGCGGAGAGCTTCTACATCGCGCTCGACGACATCAGCTACACCAAGTGGAACTGCGCCGGGGACGAGCAGAAGTACGGTGCGCCGGGCCAGGCCGCCGCCGGGCGCGCGCAGGCCGACCTGCTCAACGGCGTCCAGCGCGACTTCCTCGACACCGTCGGCGCGCAGCCGCTGCAGATGGTCCCCACCGAGTACTCCGACGTGGCCGACTCGCCGTACAAGAAGGTGCTGCGGGAGAGCCTCGACGAGCGGATCGTCGTGCAGTGGACCGGGACCGACGTGGTGCCGCCGTCGATCAGCGTCGCCGACGCGGAGAAGGCGGCGCAGGTCTGGGGCCGCAAGGTCTTCCTGTGGGACAACTACCCGGTCAACGACTACGGGCAGACCACCGGGCGGCTGCTGATGGCGCCCTACGACAAGCGCGAAGCCGGGTTGCACGCCGCGCTCGGTGGCATCGTGCTCAACCCGATGAACCAGGCCGCGCCGAGCAAGGTGGCGTTGTTCGGCGGCGCGTCCTTCGCGTGGAACGACCAGGACTACGACGCCGGCCGCACCTGGCGCGCGGCCGCGGAGTACCTGGCCGCCGGGGACGCCCGCACCGCCGAGGCGCTGCTCGCCTTCTTCGACACCCAGCACCTCGCGCCGACCTTCGGTGAGGTGGTGTGGCAGCCGCAGGCCCCGGTGCTCAAGGCCAAAGTGGACGCTGTGCGCGCGGAACCGTCGGGGGCCGCGCTGCGGGACCTGAGCGCGTACGCCGACCTGCTCGCGGCGGCGCCCGAGCGCATCCGCGGCGGGGTGCCCGACCCGGCCTTCTCCGCGCAGGCCAAGCCGTGGCTGGACGCGCTGACCCTGTGGGGCCGGGCGCTGCAGTCCACAGTGGACGGGCTGGAGCTGGCCCCGGAGGACCGGCCGGCCGCCGACGCCGCCTTCGCCGAGTCGGCGGAACTCGCCGCCGAGGCCGCGAAGATCCAGACCATTCCCGGCACCACCCGCCCGCAGGGGCCGATCCGGGTGGCCGACGGGGTGCTGGACACCTTCCTCGCCGACGCGCCGGGGCTGATTCCCTGA
- a CDS encoding STAS domain-containing protein yields the protein MVWSATPEVHRGVQILTLTGELDLAVVDELGRVLDEALARAGHGLVVDLIGVSFCDSSCLHALLRTARRAHSEGLGFGLVAVSPAIVRPVTVLNLTQALPISASINDAVARVRRG from the coding sequence ATGGTGTGGTCGGCCACGCCGGAGGTGCACCGCGGCGTCCAGATCCTCACCCTGACCGGTGAGCTGGACCTGGCCGTGGTCGACGAGCTCGGGCGGGTGCTGGACGAGGCGCTCGCCCGGGCGGGCCACGGGCTGGTGGTGGACCTGATCGGCGTCAGTTTCTGCGATTCCAGCTGCCTGCACGCGCTGCTGCGCACCGCCCGGCGCGCGCATTCGGAGGGACTCGGGTTCGGCCTGGTGGCGGTGTCCCCGGCGATCGTCCGGCCGGTGACCGTGCTCAACCTGACCCAGGCGCTGCCGATCTCGGCCAGCATCAACGACGCGGTGGCCCGGGTCCGCCGGGGCTGA
- a CDS encoding MEDS domain-containing protein — MRAAGQDPTTSYGHIGVVVDSPEDHAELVGLSRARGGRAGEKVIVVGSAEPWGRGADLLAPFSLGAGLVGGLRTEVSVAQREGYRGLRVVADMQELGLDSLSARELVEFELDLDRVVSEAGATMVCVYHNRGFTPAEVGAAMCAHPLGFGANREDRGFRMGSAGRGEWRVSGEIDRLNADLFELAMLTAAGMSARMRLTFDDLRFIDVAGMRALARVTAVFPELRLTLVDPPASFLRCWEVFGLGAPGDRRGRMQVEQLR, encoded by the coding sequence GTGAGGGCGGCCGGGCAGGATCCGACGACGTCGTACGGGCACATCGGTGTGGTGGTGGATTCGCCGGAGGACCACGCCGAACTGGTCGGGCTGTCCAGGGCACGCGGCGGGCGCGCCGGCGAGAAGGTGATCGTGGTCGGGTCGGCCGAGCCGTGGGGTCGCGGGGCGGACCTGCTGGCGCCGTTCTCGCTGGGGGCCGGGCTGGTCGGCGGGCTGCGCACCGAGGTGAGCGTCGCGCAGCGCGAGGGGTACCGCGGCCTGCGCGTGGTCGCCGACATGCAGGAACTCGGCCTGGACTCGCTTTCCGCGCGCGAACTGGTGGAGTTCGAGCTGGACCTGGACCGGGTGGTCAGCGAGGCGGGCGCCACCATGGTCTGCGTCTACCACAACCGCGGGTTCACCCCGGCCGAGGTGGGCGCGGCGATGTGCGCGCACCCGCTCGGCTTCGGCGCGAACCGCGAGGACCGCGGGTTCCGGATGGGCAGCGCGGGGCGGGGGGAGTGGCGGGTCAGCGGGGAGATCGACCGGCTCAACGCGGACCTGTTCGAACTGGCGATGCTGACCGCGGCGGGCATGTCGGCCCGGATGCGCCTGACCTTCGACGACCTGCGGTTCATCGACGTGGCCGGGATGCGGGCGCTGGCCAGGGTGACGGCGGTGTTCCCGGAGCTGAGGCTGACGCTGGTGGATCCGCCGGCGTCGTTCCTGCGGTGCTGGGAGGTCTTCGGCCTGGGGGCGCCGGGGGACCGGCGCGGGCGGATGCAGGTGGAGCAGCTCCGCTGA
- a CDS encoding TSUP family transporter, which yields MIGMVALAVPVGLLIGAVGVGGVLLPPALVHLAGFDVHAAAGTSSWAFLFTGVVGTLAYARSGTMPWPLATRLALGAAPAAAGGALVNGLVSPVVVWLVLGSITLGAGLHRLRADRARRRTGRGSDGAGRGGGDDDGGNGDSRGDGDDDDNGRRAGDGGGGGRGGDGHRDGDDGGGHGSGGDGGDGRHSGGQGRSGERIGLATPVAVGVGVVVGFGSALTGTGGPVLLVPVLMVLGVAPLAAVGAGQVIQVPLAVFAVAGYGATGSVHFGLGAVLGVVAAAAVVGGARIARRLDAARLGRVSAVILVGVGVFLFAQAAL from the coding sequence ATGATCGGGATGGTGGCGCTCGCGGTGCCGGTGGGGTTGCTCATCGGCGCGGTCGGGGTCGGCGGGGTGCTGCTGCCGCCCGCGCTGGTGCACCTGGCCGGGTTCGACGTGCACGCCGCGGCGGGCACCAGCAGCTGGGCGTTCCTGTTCACCGGGGTGGTCGGGACGCTGGCGTACGCGCGGTCGGGGACCATGCCGTGGCCACTGGCGACCCGGCTGGCACTGGGCGCCGCCCCGGCGGCGGCGGGCGGGGCGCTGGTCAACGGCTTGGTGTCGCCGGTGGTGGTGTGGCTGGTGCTGGGCTCGATCACGCTCGGGGCCGGCTTGCACCGCCTACGCGCCGACCGCGCTCGCCGCCGCACCGGTCGCGGCAGCGACGGCGCTGGCCGCGGCGGTGGTGACGACGACGGCGGCAACGGCGACAGCCGCGGCGATGGTGACGACGACGACAACGGTCGCCGCGCTGGCGACGGTGGTGGCGGCGGTCGCGGCGGCGACGGTCACCGCGACGGCGACGACGGTGGCGGTCACGGCAGCGGTGGCGACGGCGGCGACGGCAGGCACAGCGGTGGCCAGGGCCGGAGTGGGGAGCGGATCGGGTTGGCCACGCCGGTCGCGGTCGGGGTGGGGGTGGTGGTCGGGTTCGGGTCGGCGTTGACCGGGACCGGCGGGCCCGTGCTCCTCGTGCCGGTGCTGATGGTGCTCGGGGTGGCGCCGCTCGCGGCGGTGGGGGCGGGGCAGGTGATCCAGGTGCCGCTCGCGGTGTTCGCGGTGGCCGGGTACGGCGCCACCGGATCCGTCCACTTCGGACTCGGGGCGGTGCTCGGGGTGGTCGCCGCCGCCGCGGTCGTGGGGGGCGCGCGGATCGCCCGCCGACTGGACGCCGCGCGGTTGGGCCGCGTCTCCGCCGTCATCCTGGTCGGGGTCGGCGTGTTCCTCTTCGCCCAAGCCGCCCTCTGA
- a CDS encoding sigma-70 family RNA polymerase sigma factor — protein sequence MSAAPLTEGPLDDVTLVARARDGDTQAYEQLVRRYQGPMYGLAVRMLASRGDAEDVVQEVFLTAWRRLGQLQDDAAFVGWLYRTTTNRCLNVIRARRPSSAAEPDEQESPVPRPDRAVEVGAQLAALSRALQQLTGEQRACWLLREVHGRSYEEIAQAVGTTATAVRGRIARARAQLAEVMAPWR from the coding sequence GTGTCAGCCGCGCCCCTCACCGAGGGCCCGCTGGACGACGTCACGCTCGTCGCCAGGGCCCGCGACGGTGACACGCAGGCCTATGAGCAGCTGGTTCGCCGCTACCAAGGCCCCATGTACGGGCTCGCGGTGCGTATGCTGGCGAGCCGGGGCGACGCCGAGGACGTCGTGCAGGAGGTGTTCCTGACCGCGTGGCGGCGCCTCGGCCAGCTGCAGGACGACGCGGCCTTCGTCGGCTGGCTGTACCGCACCACCACCAACCGGTGCCTCAACGTGATCCGCGCCCGCCGGCCGTCCTCGGCCGCGGAGCCGGACGAGCAGGAATCACCGGTGCCGCGCCCGGACCGGGCGGTCGAGGTGGGCGCCCAGCTGGCCGCGCTGAGCCGGGCGCTGCAGCAGCTGACCGGCGAGCAACGGGCCTGCTGGCTGCTCAGAGAGGTGCACGGGCGGTCCTACGAGGAGATCGCGCAGGCGGTGGGCACCACGGCCACCGCGGTGCGCGGGCGGATCGCGCGGGCACGCGCACAACTGGCGGAGGTGATGGCGCCGTGGCGATGA
- a CDS encoding Asp23/Gls24 family envelope stress response protein — protein MAMNQAAESYPLPCGRDVEAVWDRLDEVESGRADEHDLSCEHCRAAREGLLVLRSLTGELAREAVEPPPDLVGRIMSAVRAEVRRHDLLPLPTPEPGQARVSDRAVAAILRFAADSVDGVRARACKVDVTFAGAFEVHLEVAVSYHAFAADALDTVRERVSAAAVARVGVTLAQLDIRIADLYED, from the coding sequence GTGGCGATGAACCAGGCTGCCGAGTCCTACCCGCTGCCCTGCGGACGTGACGTGGAGGCGGTGTGGGACCGGCTCGACGAGGTGGAGTCGGGGCGGGCCGACGAGCACGACCTCTCGTGCGAGCACTGCCGCGCCGCCAGAGAGGGGCTGCTGGTGCTGCGCTCGCTGACCGGCGAGCTGGCCAGGGAGGCGGTCGAGCCGCCACCGGACCTGGTCGGCCGGATCATGTCGGCGGTGCGGGCCGAGGTCCGCAGGCACGACCTGCTGCCGCTGCCCACCCCCGAACCCGGGCAGGCGCGGGTCAGCGACCGGGCGGTGGCCGCGATCCTGCGGTTCGCCGCGGACAGCGTGGACGGCGTGCGCGCCAGGGCGTGCAAGGTCGACGTCACCTTCGCCGGTGCCTTCGAGGTGCACCTGGAGGTCGCGGTGAGCTACCACGCCTTCGCCGCGGACGCGCTGGACACCGTGCGGGAACGGGTTTCCGCCGCGGCCGTGGCACGCGTCGGCGTGACGCTGGCCCAGCTGGACATCCGGATCGCGGATCTGTACGAGGACTGA
- a CDS encoding Asp23/Gls24 family envelope stress response protein, producing MATFGEWVIGEPVVAAVAAAAAAGVPGVVRLEPGVFGLVGSLGRTLRQQVKGLDPAPTEGVRVSYEGNESVRVEVDLVLSGAGQVAAVAQAVQRAVAGAVAAATGLAVAAVSVAVLDVEVRGGW from the coding sequence GTGGCGACGTTCGGCGAATGGGTGATCGGCGAGCCGGTGGTGGCCGCGGTGGCGGCGGCCGCGGCCGCCGGCGTGCCCGGGGTGGTCCGGCTCGAACCGGGGGTGTTCGGCCTGGTCGGTTCGTTGGGGCGCACCTTGCGCCAGCAGGTGAAGGGCCTCGACCCCGCGCCCACCGAAGGCGTGCGGGTCAGTTACGAGGGGAACGAGAGCGTGCGGGTCGAGGTCGATCTGGTGCTGTCCGGGGCCGGTCAGGTGGCCGCGGTGGCGCAGGCGGTGCAGCGCGCGGTGGCCGGGGCGGTGGCCGCGGCGACCGGGCTGGCGGTGGCCGCGGTTTCGGTCGCGGTGCTCGACGTCGAAGTGCGGGGTGGCTGGTGA
- a CDS encoding Asp23/Gls24 family envelope stress response protein, with translation MSTATAQQTETKASVELVKTESKLVTEQGVTSIADTVVQKIAGLAAREVSGVHALGGGAARAMSALRERIPGASASAGQGVSVEVGEKQAAVDLQLVVEYGVGIADLSRAVRRNVITALERMTGLEVVEVNIHIHDLHLPEEDSAPAPARVS, from the coding sequence ATGAGCACCGCCACCGCGCAGCAGACCGAGACCAAGGCTTCGGTCGAACTGGTGAAGACCGAGAGCAAGCTGGTGACCGAGCAGGGCGTCACCTCCATCGCCGACACCGTGGTGCAGAAGATCGCCGGCCTGGCCGCGCGCGAGGTCAGCGGCGTGCACGCGCTGGGCGGCGGCGCGGCCCGGGCGATGAGCGCCCTGCGGGAGCGCATCCCGGGCGCCTCGGCGAGCGCGGGGCAGGGCGTTTCGGTCGAGGTGGGGGAGAAGCAGGCCGCCGTCGACCTCCAGCTGGTGGTCGAATACGGCGTCGGCATCGCCGACCTCTCGCGGGCCGTGCGGCGCAACGTGATCACCGCACTCGAGCGCATGACCGGTCTGGAGGTGGTCGAGGTGAACATCCACATCCACGACCTGCACCTGCCCGAGGAGGACTCCGCGCCCGCCCCGGCCAGGGTCAGCTGA
- a CDS encoding erythromycin esterase family protein — protein sequence MLGWLRERNAGGGQVHFAGLDLPGSGGSALPALLKVRDYLARRASTELADAAIEATALYRSANNSVAFARYSELDEASRDAATAALARLLLQLDAMPVKDSAHLIARHHALGALRLDEHLREFTVLGVAQAPAKVVSSRDVYHAETVRLLRELHGPEARIVLMMHNAHIQRVPMELLPGIRAESAGTHLAGPAYVAIAVTATGGTTTDTELDEEAPQGFTVVGHPAGPPAEDSVEAAVTGQEPVLLDLRAARLTEAGEAPVLADVQAARAAEAGPAAADRRVPRAAEAGQDRAAADRRTVLAAEAAQDPVLADVRAARPGGAGQDSAAADRRAALATDAGQEPAPADVRATRVTEGGQEPGSPDLRATRVTEGGQEPGSPDLRAARATEDGQEPGPSDLQALQATEAAIPRRIRHVTTHLAVDLPAAFDGVVCLPAMTPDDLTTPR from the coding sequence ATGCTCGGCTGGCTTCGTGAGCGCAACGCGGGCGGTGGCCAGGTGCACTTCGCCGGGCTCGATCTACCGGGGTCGGGTGGATCCGCGCTGCCGGCGCTGCTCAAGGTGCGGGACTACCTCGCCCGGCGCGCGTCGACCGAACTGGCCGACGCCGCCATCGAGGCGACCGCGCTGTACCGGAGTGCCAACAACAGCGTCGCGTTCGCTCGCTACAGCGAACTGGACGAGGCCTCGCGCGACGCGGCCACGGCGGCCCTCGCCCGCCTGCTCCTCCAACTCGACGCGATGCCCGTGAAGGATTCCGCGCACCTGATCGCCCGGCACCACGCGCTCGGCGCGCTGCGCTTGGACGAGCACCTCCGGGAGTTCACCGTGCTCGGTGTGGCCCAGGCGCCCGCGAAGGTCGTGTCCTCGCGGGATGTCTACCACGCCGAGACCGTCCGGCTGCTGCGCGAGTTGCACGGGCCCGAGGCCCGCATCGTGCTGATGATGCACAACGCCCACATCCAGCGCGTGCCGATGGAACTCCTGCCGGGCATCCGGGCGGAGTCCGCGGGCACGCACCTGGCCGGGCCGGCCTACGTCGCGATCGCCGTCACCGCAACCGGCGGCACCACCACCGACACCGAACTGGACGAGGAGGCCCCTCAAGGCTTCACCGTGGTCGGGCATCCGGCGGGGCCGCCTGCCGAGGACAGTGTTGAGGCCGCCGTCACCGGACAGGAACCCGTCCTCCTCGACCTACGAGCAGCTCGGCTTACGGAGGCAGGGGAGGCTCCTGTGCTTGCCGATGTGCAGGCGGCCCGGGCTGCGGAGGCCGGTCCCGCAGCTGCCGATCGGCGGGTGCCCCGGGCTGCGGAGGCCGGTCAGGATCGTGCGGCCGCCGACCGGCGAACAGTTCTGGCCGCGGAGGCGGCGCAGGATCCCGTGCTTGCCGACGTGCGGGCGGCCCGGCCGGGGGGCGCCGGTCAGGATTCTGCGGCTGCCGATCGGCGGGCGGCCCTAGCCACGGATGCCGGGCAGGAGCCTGCGCCTGCCGATGTGCGGGCGACCCGAGTCACCGAAGGTGGACAGGAACCCGGGTCTCCCGATCTGCGGGCGACCCGAGTCACCGAAGGCGGACAGGAACCCGGGTCTCCCGATCTGCGGGCGGCCCGAGCCACGGAAGACGGGCAGGAACCTGGGCCCTCCGACCTACAGGCGCTCCAGGCCACCGAAGCCGCAATTCCGCGTCGCATTCGGCATGTCACCACCCATTTGGCGGTAGACCTGCCCGCCGCCTTCGATGGCGTCGTCTGTCTGCCTGCGATGACGCCGGACGACCTGACCACCCCGCGCTGA
- a CDS encoding DUF397 domain-containing protein → MSAELLTGAQWRKSSRSGAVGNCVEVAPLANGEIAVRNSRFPTGPALVYTQAEMAAFLAGAKDGEFDDVLS, encoded by the coding sequence ATGTCGGCCGAGCTGCTGACCGGCGCGCAGTGGCGCAAGAGCTCCCGCAGCGGTGCGGTGGGCAACTGTGTGGAGGTCGCTCCGCTGGCCAACGGTGAGATCGCGGTCCGCAACTCGCGGTTCCCGACCGGCCCGGCCCTGGTCTACACGCAGGCCGAGATGGCGGCCTTCCTCGCCGGCGCCAAGGACGGCGAGTTCGACGACGTACTGAGCTGA
- a CDS encoding NPP1 family protein has translation MRTHTGSPRRQTEPAGRRWRGRTSFAAKSLVGAAVLTLALPPALAFADPPRALPSSVTEPDGKWQPAFDYDTDGCYPTPAIGPDGTIAPGLNNSGALNGNCRDQSDLDNTNSYSRSKCNNGWCAYLYDLYFEKDQAVPGLDAFGHRHDIEHVVVWVQNDQARFVSTSQHGDYATHAAADMQWEGTHAKVVYHKDGASTHCFRKATTGDEPPENHYGTWQYPDLVSWNNFPAGIRDKLTSANYGSASLAIKDGAFESNLEKAKPDGIPFDPRG, from the coding sequence ATGCGTACTCACACCGGCAGTCCGCGCAGGCAGACCGAACCGGCAGGCCGCCGGTGGCGGGGCAGGACCTCCTTCGCGGCGAAGTCGCTGGTCGGCGCGGCCGTGCTGACCCTGGCCCTGCCCCCGGCGCTCGCCTTCGCGGACCCGCCCCGCGCCCTGCCGTCCAGTGTCACCGAACCCGACGGCAAGTGGCAGCCCGCCTTCGACTACGACACCGACGGCTGCTACCCCACGCCCGCGATCGGCCCCGACGGCACCATCGCCCCCGGGCTGAACAACTCCGGCGCGCTCAACGGCAACTGCCGGGACCAGTCGGACCTGGACAACACGAACTCCTACTCCCGCTCGAAGTGCAACAACGGCTGGTGCGCCTACCTCTACGACCTGTACTTCGAGAAGGATCAGGCGGTGCCCGGCCTCGACGCCTTCGGCCACCGGCACGACATCGAGCACGTGGTGGTCTGGGTGCAGAACGACCAGGCCCGCTTCGTCTCCACCTCCCAGCACGGCGACTACGCCACGCACGCCGCCGCCGACATGCAGTGGGAGGGCACGCACGCGAAGGTCGTCTACCACAAGGACGGCGCGAGCACGCACTGCTTCCGCAAGGCCACCACCGGGGACGAGCCGCCGGAGAACCACTACGGCACCTGGCAGTACCCGGACCTGGTGAGCTGGAACAACTTCCCGGCCGGCATCCGCGACAAGCTCACCTCGGCGAACTACGGCAGCGCCAGCCTGGCGATCAAGGACGGCGCGTTCGAGTCGAACCTGGAGAAGGCCAAACCGGACGGCATCCCGTTCGACCCGCGCGGCTGA
- a CDS encoding GNAT family N-acetyltransferase encodes MNGTAPRPRPATPADAAAIARIWYPGWRDAHLGNVPDALLAVRTEASFGERAVQRVADPGTRTAVAEAGGEVAGFVMVVGDEVEQVYVSAAHRGSGVAVLLLAEAERLVAGNGHRSAWLAVVAGNTRARRFYERHGWADEGLFTHAAPHEDGPIAVPAHRYVKPLTPVR; translated from the coding sequence ATGAACGGCACGGCACCGAGACCGCGGCCCGCCACCCCGGCGGACGCGGCGGCCATCGCGCGGATCTGGTACCCCGGCTGGCGCGACGCCCACCTCGGCAACGTGCCGGACGCGCTGCTCGCGGTGCGGACCGAGGCGTCCTTCGGCGAGCGCGCGGTCCAGCGTGTGGCCGACCCGGGCACGCGGACCGCGGTCGCGGAGGCCGGTGGGGAGGTCGCCGGCTTCGTGATGGTGGTCGGCGACGAGGTCGAGCAGGTTTACGTGTCGGCCGCGCACCGCGGCTCGGGGGTCGCCGTCCTGCTGCTGGCCGAGGCGGAACGGCTGGTCGCCGGGAACGGGCACCGGTCCGCCTGGCTGGCCGTGGTCGCGGGCAACACCCGGGCGCGCCGGTTCTACGAACGCCACGGCTGGGCGGACGAGGGCCTGTTCACCCACGCCGCCCCGCACGAGGACGGCCCGATCGCCGTCCCCGCGCACCGCTACGTCAAACCCCTCACGCCGGTTCGGTGA